The Brachybacterium huguangmaarense genome contains a region encoding:
- a CDS encoding glycosyltransferase family protein has translation MTAAPSPGGAPRPRLLILSFSPIVGDARVLKQVRLFAPDYDVTTCGYGPAPEGVVDHVRIPDELLNWRLSRPLLILRRFRAAQERQEVVRWARERLAGRRFDVVLADDAETVPLALSLHPDGGVHADLHEYAPRQKEGVPRWRLFVAPYVRWLCRRYVTRADSVTTVAEGLAAEYRREFGLDVHVVTNATPYRDAAPRAVHDPIRLVHSGAALPDRHLERTIDAMGIVTGPLTLDLYLTRNDPAYIERLRERARTVAGDRVRVLDPVPYAELLDVLADYDVGVFSIPPVSFNYAHTLPNKLFDFVQARLAVVVSPSPEMAAVVRAHDLGLVTDDFEAPSLARALDALTPEDVARWAAHADAAARELSAENQVRGWAEPVDRLARRAGVPPRRGAAPRQERP, from the coding sequence ATGACCGCCGCGCCCTCCCCCGGCGGCGCCCCGCGCCCGCGTCTGCTGATCCTGTCGTTCTCGCCGATCGTGGGCGATGCCCGCGTGCTCAAGCAGGTGCGCCTGTTCGCGCCCGACTACGACGTCACGACGTGCGGCTACGGGCCCGCCCCCGAGGGCGTGGTCGATCACGTGCGCATCCCCGACGAGCTGCTCAACTGGCGCCTCTCGCGCCCCCTGCTGATCCTGCGGCGCTTCCGCGCCGCCCAGGAGCGCCAGGAGGTCGTGCGCTGGGCCCGCGAGCGCCTCGCGGGCCGCCGCTTCGACGTCGTGCTCGCCGACGACGCCGAGACGGTGCCGCTGGCCCTGTCGCTGCACCCCGACGGCGGCGTGCACGCCGACCTGCACGAGTACGCGCCGCGGCAGAAGGAGGGGGTGCCGCGCTGGCGCCTGTTCGTGGCGCCGTACGTGCGCTGGCTGTGCCGGCGCTACGTCACGCGCGCCGACTCGGTGACGACGGTCGCCGAGGGCCTCGCCGCGGAGTACCGGCGCGAGTTCGGCCTCGACGTGCACGTCGTCACCAACGCGACGCCCTACCGCGACGCCGCCCCGCGCGCGGTGCACGATCCGATCCGGCTGGTCCACTCCGGAGCGGCCCTGCCCGACCGGCACCTCGAGCGCACGATCGACGCGATGGGGATCGTCACGGGGCCCCTCACGCTCGACCTGTACCTCACGCGCAACGACCCCGCCTACATCGAGCGGCTGCGCGAGCGCGCCCGCACGGTCGCCGGGGACCGGGTGCGGGTGCTCGACCCGGTGCCCTACGCCGAGCTGCTCGACGTGCTCGCCGACTACGACGTGGGCGTCTTCTCGATCCCGCCGGTGTCGTTCAACTACGCCCACACCCTGCCCAACAAGCTGTTCGACTTCGTCCAGGCGCGCCTGGCCGTGGTCGTCTCCCCCTCGCCCGAGATGGCCGCGGTGGTCCGCGCGCACGACCTCGGGCTCGTGACCGACGACTTCGAGGCACCCTCGCTCGCGAGGGCCCTCGACGCGCTCACCCCCGAGGACGTCGCACGCTGGGCCGCCCACGCCGACGCGGCCGCCCGGGAGCTGTCGGCCGAGAACCAGGTGCGCGGCTGGGCCGAGCCGGTCGACCGCCTCGCCCGCCGCGCCGGCGTGCCCCCGCGGCGCGGCGCCGCCCCGAGACAGGAGAGACCGTGA